From the genome of Halorussus caseinilyticus, one region includes:
- the cofH gene encoding 7,8-didemethyl-8-hydroxy-5-deazariboflavin synthase subunit CofH, which yields MEDAARTNVPRGRFDFKYVPETDQSFENALAKADDGERLTVADGIELLTTGTDREGIDLARKERVLEAADRRRAEVVGDAVTFTANLNNNVTTACNTGCLFCNFKDTAQNFEAESEEGHAGFTKTPAESRETVEAAREMGIYEVTSVSGLHPALALDDEHLEILESSDRGDLNYKSPDAYETDPGTYVEQIEAMNVGGLHLHSMTPEEAYHARRGTDWSYEEVYGRLADAGLDSVPGTAAEILVDEVRSVICPGKIGSDEWVEAMEAAAAVGLDTTATIMYGHVENEAHRVMHLKRVRDLQDRTDNITEFVPLSFVHANTPLADRGMIDAGASTHEDELMIAVSRLFLDNVENVQSSWVKYGDEQGLKMLSCGANDFMGTILSEEITKRAGGEFGEFRSFSEYVEMITAIGRTPVERSTDYRQTREIDPENPPFGPELGPAADGTPLVADAASDAPETVADD from the coding sequence ATGGAAGACGCGGCCCGGACGAACGTCCCGCGCGGGCGATTCGACTTCAAGTACGTGCCCGAGACCGACCAGTCGTTCGAGAACGCATTGGCGAAAGCCGACGACGGCGAGCGACTCACCGTCGCCGACGGCATCGAACTGCTGACCACAGGCACCGACCGCGAGGGAATCGACCTCGCCCGGAAAGAGCGCGTGCTGGAGGCCGCCGACCGCCGACGCGCCGAGGTAGTCGGGGACGCCGTGACCTTCACCGCCAACCTCAACAACAACGTCACCACCGCGTGCAACACCGGATGTCTGTTCTGTAACTTCAAGGACACCGCCCAGAACTTCGAGGCGGAAAGCGAGGAGGGTCACGCTGGCTTCACCAAGACGCCCGCCGAGTCCCGCGAGACCGTCGAAGCGGCCCGCGAGATGGGCATCTACGAGGTCACGTCGGTCAGCGGTCTCCACCCGGCGCTGGCGCTGGACGACGAACACCTCGAAATCCTCGAATCGAGCGACCGCGGCGACCTGAACTACAAGTCCCCCGACGCCTACGAGACCGACCCCGGCACCTACGTCGAGCAAATCGAGGCGATGAACGTCGGCGGTCTCCACCTCCACTCGATGACGCCCGAGGAGGCCTACCACGCCCGCCGGGGTACCGACTGGTCCTACGAGGAGGTCTACGGCCGCCTCGCCGACGCCGGACTCGACAGCGTGCCCGGCACCGCGGCCGAAATCCTCGTGGACGAGGTTCGGTCGGTCATCTGCCCCGGCAAAATCGGCTCCGACGAGTGGGTCGAAGCGATGGAGGCCGCCGCCGCGGTTGGTCTCGACACGACCGCGACAATCATGTACGGCCACGTCGAGAACGAGGCCCACCGCGTGATGCACTTGAAGCGCGTCCGGGACCTACAGGACCGCACCGACAACATCACCGAGTTCGTCCCCCTCTCGTTCGTCCACGCGAACACGCCGCTGGCCGACCGCGGAATGATAGACGCGGGGGCGAGTACTCACGAGGACGAACTCATGATAGCGGTCTCGCGCCTGTTCCTCGACAACGTGGAGAACGTCCAGTCGTCGTGGGTCAAGTACGGCGACGAGCAGGGTCTCAAGATGCTGTCGTGCGGCGCGAACGACTTCATGGGCACCATCCTCAGCGAGGAAATCACCAAGCGCGCGGGCGGCGAGTTCGGCGAGTTCAGGTCCTTTTCGGAGTACGTCGAGATGATAACCGCCATCGGCCGGACGCCCGTCGAGCGCTCGACGGACTACCGCCAGACCCGCGAGATAGACCCCGAGAACCCGCCGTTCGGTCCGGAACTCGGCCCCGCGGCGGACGGCACGCCGCTGGTGGCAGACGCCGCCTCGGACGCTCCGGAGACGGTCGCCGACGACTGA